A genomic stretch from Leptospira ellinghausenii includes:
- the gltB gene encoding glutamate synthase large subunit: MSKSNQPPILPPLGPQAQGMYDPAMDKDSCGVGFIANYKGKRSRDIVDKGIRLMCNLEHRGAEGADPKTGDGAGIMINLPDAFFRKNLPFTLPKEGDYAVGFLFLPQNAEVRAAVENVIEKIIIDEGEEFLGFRDVPVNKEYAGVVASKTIPVFKQVFIGKKSKKIKTSDDFERKLFLIRRLIDRRIRAELKLDRSQYYVPSFSSRTIVYKGMLLGDQVKKFYEDLKSPDLTSAFCLTHTRFSTNTFPTWDLAHPYRQIAHNGEINTLRGNMNWMAARQMVMQSPLYGDELKRMLPIVMEGQSDTATFDTVLELLVMGGRSLPHSVMMMIPEAWSKNKAMDADRRAFYEYHATFMEPWDGPAAIAFTDGRIIGATLDRNGLRPARYIVTKDDEVIMSSEAGVLNLPPEEVLVQDRLRPGRMLLIDMEKGQILDDEEIKKQISTQKPYRKWVEDNMIRLGSLPDPENVKQPQHETILERQRAFGYTHEDVFTLIKPMGVSGEEPVGSMGVDSSLAVLSEKPQPLFRYFKQNFAQVTNPPIDPIREELVMELTTYIGPEGNLLSEEPEHAHRLELEHPILTNEDFEKIKQISEGHFKAKTFDILFDPSKKHDMRNSLDRVCADAAKAIREQGVNLIILTDHAVGEKKAAIPSLLAVAGLHHYLIREGLRTKAGIVLESGEPREVAHFALLCGYGANAINPYLAFETIADLSLQGLLPEVPNYKDAKKKYIKSIGKGLFKVFSKMGISTLQSYCGAQIFEAVGLDSELVNTYFAGTQSRIEGLSLEMLEEETVRRHKAAYDPTFFPNNLEPGGVHYYRKNGDSHLYTPITVHKLQKATQENDYKTFKEFSALIDNQNERAITLRSLFQLDFEGSKAIPIEEVESVKSILKRFQTGAMSHGSISWEAHTTLAIAMNRIGAKSNTGEGGEDPVRFKTLPNGDSMRSAIKQVASARFGVTMEYLTNADDIQIKMAQGAKPGEGGQLPGHKVDKYIGWLRYSTPGVTLISPPPHHDIYSIEDLKQLIFDLKNSNPRARISVKLVSESGVGTVAAGVAKAHADHILIAGHEGGTGASPISSIHHAGTPWELGLSETHQTLVANGLRDRVYLAVDGKLLTGKDVVVGALLGAEEFGFSTSALVSVGCIMMRKCHLNTCPVGVATQDEFLRSKFTGKPEYVVNFMTFVAEEVREIMAKLGFRTFEEMIGQVEKIKFKRPHHHWKARGLDFSKVLHRPNPVFPTGLYRAKEQNHHLDEQIDNELIRKSLAAIDHKQPVKIQTSIVNLNRSVGTMLSHEVTKKYGVDGLSEDTIDIEFTGTAGQSFGAFVTKGMTLRLVGEGNDYVGKGLCGGKLIFQTPKNAPYKAEENIVIGNTCFIGATSGHAYVNGMAGERFCVRNSGAHVIVEGTGDHGCEYMTGGRVIILGEIGRNFAAGMSGGIAYLWDPKKNKEALINKEMVDLDPLTDASEIAEVKKMVEDHKKYTGSKRAEEVLNNWNEVVKQMIKVIPRDYKKALEKMASENGSEKQKTEGVTTRG, translated from the coding sequence ATGTCAAAATCCAACCAACCACCCATCCTTCCGCCACTCGGCCCACAGGCCCAAGGTATGTATGATCCTGCCATGGACAAAGACTCCTGTGGTGTTGGTTTTATCGCAAACTATAAGGGCAAACGTTCCCGTGACATCGTAGACAAAGGCATCCGCCTCATGTGTAACCTCGAACACCGAGGAGCCGAAGGTGCGGATCCAAAAACGGGAGACGGTGCAGGGATTATGATCAACCTGCCAGATGCTTTTTTCCGCAAAAACCTACCCTTCACCCTTCCTAAAGAAGGTGATTATGCTGTTGGATTTTTATTTTTACCTCAAAATGCGGAAGTGAGAGCGGCCGTTGAAAACGTGATCGAAAAGATCATCATCGACGAAGGGGAAGAATTCCTTGGGTTTCGTGATGTTCCAGTTAACAAAGAATATGCGGGAGTGGTTGCCTCCAAAACCATTCCTGTATTCAAACAAGTGTTCATCGGGAAAAAATCCAAAAAAATCAAAACTTCTGATGATTTTGAAAGAAAACTATTCCTTATCAGACGACTCATTGATAGACGAATTCGTGCGGAACTAAAACTCGATCGTTCCCAATACTACGTACCAAGTTTTTCTTCTAGAACCATCGTATACAAAGGGATGTTACTTGGTGACCAAGTTAAAAAATTCTACGAAGACCTAAAGTCACCCGACCTTACTTCGGCGTTCTGTTTGACTCACACCAGATTTTCGACAAACACCTTCCCAACTTGGGATTTGGCTCACCCTTACCGACAAATTGCTCACAATGGTGAGATTAATACATTACGTGGGAACATGAACTGGATGGCAGCCCGCCAAATGGTCATGCAATCTCCGTTATATGGTGATGAACTAAAAAGAATGCTTCCGATCGTCATGGAAGGCCAATCAGATACGGCAACATTTGATACTGTCCTTGAACTACTTGTGATGGGTGGAAGGTCTTTACCTCACTCAGTGATGATGATGATCCCAGAAGCTTGGTCAAAAAATAAAGCTATGGATGCCGACAGACGCGCGTTCTACGAATACCATGCCACATTTATGGAACCATGGGATGGTCCTGCTGCGATTGCTTTTACTGATGGAAGGATTATTGGTGCCACTCTTGACCGGAATGGTTTAAGACCTGCTCGTTATATCGTTACCAAAGATGATGAAGTGATCATGTCTTCCGAAGCGGGAGTACTCAATTTACCACCAGAAGAAGTCCTTGTCCAAGACAGACTTCGCCCAGGAAGGATGCTTCTCATCGATATGGAGAAAGGACAAATCCTTGACGATGAAGAAATCAAAAAACAAATCTCTACCCAAAAACCATACCGCAAATGGGTAGAAGACAATATGATTCGATTGGGTTCTCTACCTGACCCTGAGAACGTAAAACAACCACAACACGAAACCATTTTAGAAAGACAAAGAGCATTTGGATACACACACGAAGACGTGTTTACCCTCATCAAACCGATGGGAGTTTCAGGGGAAGAACCAGTCGGTTCCATGGGAGTGGATTCCTCTCTTGCTGTCCTCAGTGAAAAACCACAACCTCTCTTCCGTTACTTCAAACAAAACTTTGCCCAAGTAACAAACCCACCGATTGACCCTATCCGTGAAGAATTGGTGATGGAACTCACAACTTACATTGGTCCGGAAGGCAACCTTCTTTCGGAAGAACCAGAACATGCTCACAGGCTAGAGTTGGAACACCCAATTCTTACAAACGAAGATTTTGAAAAGATCAAACAAATCAGTGAAGGGCATTTTAAAGCAAAAACCTTTGATATCCTTTTTGATCCTTCCAAAAAACATGATATGCGTAACTCACTCGATAGAGTGTGCGCGGATGCAGCAAAAGCGATCAGGGAACAAGGGGTAAACCTCATCATCCTCACTGACCATGCAGTGGGAGAAAAAAAGGCAGCCATTCCTTCCTTACTCGCAGTCGCTGGACTCCACCACTACCTCATCCGAGAAGGACTCCGTACAAAAGCAGGGATTGTTTTGGAATCTGGAGAACCAAGAGAAGTGGCTCACTTCGCTTTGTTATGCGGATATGGTGCCAATGCCATCAACCCATATTTAGCATTCGAAACCATTGCTGATTTGTCTCTTCAAGGACTTTTACCAGAAGTACCGAATTACAAAGATGCAAAGAAAAAATACATCAAATCCATTGGAAAAGGACTCTTCAAAGTATTCTCTAAAATGGGGATTTCCACATTACAATCGTATTGCGGTGCTCAAATTTTTGAAGCTGTAGGACTTGATTCCGAACTTGTGAACACGTATTTTGCGGGAACACAATCCAGAATTGAAGGACTTTCTCTTGAGATGTTGGAAGAAGAAACTGTCAGAAGGCACAAAGCAGCTTATGACCCAACTTTTTTCCCTAACAACTTAGAACCTGGTGGAGTTCATTATTACCGTAAAAATGGAGATAGCCATCTTTACACTCCGATCACAGTTCATAAATTACAAAAGGCAACACAAGAAAACGATTACAAAACGTTCAAAGAGTTTTCTGCTCTCATCGATAACCAAAACGAAAGAGCGATCACACTTAGAAGTTTGTTCCAATTGGACTTTGAAGGATCAAAGGCAATTCCAATTGAAGAAGTGGAATCGGTAAAATCCATTCTCAAACGTTTCCAAACAGGAGCGATGAGCCATGGTTCTATTTCTTGGGAAGCACATACAACTCTTGCCATTGCCATGAACCGCATTGGAGCAAAATCCAATACGGGAGAAGGTGGAGAAGACCCAGTTCGTTTCAAAACCCTCCCAAATGGAGATAGCATGCGTTCGGCGATCAAACAGGTTGCTTCCGCAAGGTTTGGTGTGACAATGGAATACCTCACGAATGCAGATGACATCCAAATCAAGATGGCACAGGGCGCAAAACCAGGAGAAGGTGGACAGTTACCAGGGCACAAGGTAGACAAATACATTGGATGGTTACGTTACTCAACTCCAGGTGTAACACTCATCTCCCCTCCTCCTCACCATGATATTTATTCGATTGAAGACTTAAAACAGCTCATCTTCGATTTAAAAAACTCAAACCCAAGAGCTCGTATCTCTGTAAAACTAGTTTCAGAATCGGGAGTGGGAACAGTGGCAGCAGGGGTTGCAAAAGCACATGCAGACCATATCCTCATCGCAGGTCACGAAGGGGGAACGGGAGCAAGTCCTATTTCTTCCATCCACCATGCAGGAACACCTTGGGAACTTGGACTTTCGGAAACCCACCAAACACTCGTTGCAAACGGTTTACGTGACCGCGTGTATCTAGCAGTGGATGGAAAACTCCTCACAGGAAAAGACGTAGTTGTGGGAGCCCTCCTCGGCGCTGAAGAGTTTGGATTTTCCACTTCTGCACTGGTATCTGTTGGCTGTATTATGATGCGTAAATGCCATCTCAATACATGCCCAGTGGGAGTTGCAACTCAAGATGAATTTTTAAGAAGTAAGTTCACAGGAAAACCTGAGTATGTTGTGAACTTTATGACCTTTGTTGCGGAAGAAGTACGTGAGATCATGGCAAAACTTGGTTTCAGAACTTTCGAAGAAATGATTGGCCAAGTGGAAAAAATCAAATTCAAACGACCTCACCACCATTGGAAAGCTCGTGGACTTGACTTTAGCAAAGTGCTCCATAGACCAAACCCTGTATTCCCTACAGGACTCTATCGTGCTAAAGAACAAAACCACCACTTGGATGAACAGATTGATAACGAACTCATTCGTAAGTCCCTTGCGGCGATTGATCACAAACAACCTGTGAAAATCCAAACATCCATTGTGAACTTAAACCGTTCTGTCGGAACGATGCTCAGCCACGAAGTCACTAAAAAATACGGAGTGGATGGTCTTTCTGAAGATACAATCGACATTGAGTTTACTGGAACCGCAGGACAGTCGTTTGGTGCATTTGTTACGAAAGGTATGACACTTCGCCTGGTGGGTGAAGGAAATGACTATGTAGGAAAAGGACTTTGTGGTGGAAAACTCATCTTCCAAACTCCTAAAAATGCTCCTTACAAAGCAGAGGAAAACATCGTTATCGGTAACACATGTTTCATCGGTGCCACTAGTGGACATGCTTATGTAAACGGTATGGCCGGTGAACGTTTCTGTGTGAGAAACTCAGGAGCTCATGTCATCGTGGAAGGAACTGGTGACCATGGTTGTGAATACATGACCGGGGGACGAGTGATCATCTTAGGTGAGATTGGTCGTAACTTTGCTGCGGGTATGTCAGGTGGAATTGCTTACCTCTGGGATCCAAAGAAAAACAAAGAAGCTCTCATCAACAAGGAAATGGTCGACTTAGATCCGTTAACTGATGCATCAGAAATTGCAGAAGTTAAAAAAATGGTAGAAGACCATAAAAAATACACTGGGTCCAAACGTGCAGAAGAAGTTCTAAACAATTGGAATGAAGTCGTAAAACAAATGATCAAAGTAATTCCGAGAGATTATAAAAAAGCCTTAGAAAAAATGGCTTCGGAAAATGGATCGGAAAAACAAAAAACAGAGGGGGTAACAACTCGTGGGTAA
- a CDS encoding shikimate kinase: protein MNIIFIGARGAGKSKVSRNLSKQTEIPVVSTDSIAVYEAGGLPIPKFVDKNGWKAFRELEYSILQKLQNANGIILDCGGGILFDLDDVGNEIVSQRKLDLLRKIGRIVYLERGIEELVEKVKGDKTRPDLSKVTSYKQILEKRLPVYQEAAHFKLNLSKLSKEEAVERILDWLGLKSK from the coding sequence ATGAACATCATCTTTATTGGGGCCAGAGGAGCGGGGAAATCAAAAGTTTCCCGTAATTTATCAAAACAAACAGAAATTCCAGTAGTTTCAACGGATTCCATAGCGGTTTATGAGGCCGGTGGGTTACCAATCCCTAAGTTTGTAGATAAAAACGGATGGAAGGCTTTTCGTGAATTAGAATATTCTATTTTGCAAAAACTACAAAATGCAAATGGCATTATTTTAGATTGTGGTGGTGGAATCTTATTTGATTTAGATGATGTTGGCAATGAAATTGTGAGCCAAAGAAAGTTGGACTTATTACGAAAGATTGGCCGCATTGTTTACTTAGAACGTGGTATTGAAGAGCTTGTGGAAAAAGTAAAAGGGGATAAAACAAGACCCGACCTTTCGAAAGTAACTTCTTACAAACAGATTTTAGAAAAAAGACTTCCCGTTTACCAAGAAGCTGCACACTTTAAATTGAATTTATCCAAACTTTCCAAAGAAGAAGCAGTTGAACGGATATTAGACTGGCTAGGACTCAAATCCAAATAA
- a CDS encoding TPM domain-containing protein, whose product MKIRFVSAWFVLGFFYLLPYNSRLLAKEIPKLESRVTFEEGTIPKDVALEWESILAEHEKQTSNQVAILVVQSLEGEILEEYSLKVAENWKLGREGSDNGVLVLLAIDDRKVRIEVGYGLEGVLTDVYCKRIIRDTMIPHFRKGDYTTGIRLGLEQLLQTATIGVTPEEPSLFQKFQSFRGFDFQGNWFLYPLGCLFVGVLFLFAFISAFHYEAEGVGMFFFILVFFQWVPTMFFGYYAWVFCNLVYGFGFLFVRLTRDKVKWVKHIASKVTDNVFFSSGGFSGSSGSGSSGGSSGGFSGGGGSFGGGGSSGSW is encoded by the coding sequence ATGAAAATAAGATTTGTATCCGCCTGGTTTGTATTAGGATTTTTTTACCTGCTTCCTTACAATTCCAGATTACTCGCAAAAGAGATTCCGAAATTAGAATCGAGAGTTACTTTTGAAGAAGGAACAATTCCTAAAGATGTGGCTTTAGAATGGGAATCAATCCTAGCCGAACACGAAAAACAAACATCAAACCAAGTAGCGATTCTTGTCGTACAATCACTTGAAGGTGAGATCTTAGAAGAGTATAGCTTAAAAGTGGCGGAAAACTGGAAACTTGGTAGGGAAGGTTCCGATAATGGAGTTCTAGTATTACTTGCCATTGATGACAGAAAAGTTCGGATTGAAGTTGGTTATGGTTTGGAAGGTGTTCTCACTGATGTGTACTGCAAACGAATCATACGAGATACCATGATCCCTCATTTCCGAAAAGGAGATTACACAACTGGGATTCGATTGGGATTGGAACAGTTGTTGCAAACTGCAACAATTGGAGTCACTCCAGAAGAACCATCCCTATTTCAAAAATTCCAATCCTTTCGAGGTTTCGATTTCCAAGGGAATTGGTTTTTATACCCTTTGGGTTGTTTGTTTGTAGGAGTTTTGTTTTTATTTGCTTTCATTTCGGCCTTTCATTATGAAGCGGAAGGTGTTGGTATGTTTTTTTTCATATTGGTGTTCTTCCAATGGGTACCAACAATGTTCTTTGGTTATTATGCTTGGGTTTTTTGTAATTTGGTTTATGGGTTCGGTTTTCTTTTTGTAAGGCTCACAAGGGATAAAGTGAAATGGGTAAAACACATTGCATCAAAGGTAACAGACAATGTATTTTTCTCATCCGGTGGATTTTCTGGAAGTAGTGGGAGTGGGTCTTCAGGAGGTTCGAGTGGTGGATTTAGTGGTGGAGGAGGAAGTTTTGGTGGAGGGGGTTCGAGTGGAAGTTGGTAA